The genome window TAAGCTAAAGTCAGAAGTTCATACTCTCCTTCAATAACTAATTGCAACAGCAACATATTTATAGATATCTTACTATTTCATCATTTGATTTACGAATATCGTGTAACTTTGAAGGTCTGTCATCTTCTCTATGATAACCGATACTTAAAACACCTACAATTTTTTCAGCTTCTGGTAATTCTAAATTCTTTTTTATAAGTTCCGGATTAAGACGTCCTATCCAACATGCTCCAAGACCTAGTTCTTCAACCATAAGCATCATGTGAGTCATAACTATTGCGACATCAATTTCACCACTTTCTTTATTTCCGTCTAAATCATTTCTCCAAGTTTCATTTACATCATATGTACATACTAAATAACATGGTGCTTTATAATTATAAGCAAAATCCTTCAGTAGTTTTTCTTTTCCTTCTTCCGATCTCACAACATAAATTTTTTGAGGTTGATTATTATGTGAAGTGGGTGCAAGTCTGCCTGCCTCTAAAATCTTTAACAGATCTTCTTCCTTGATTTCCTCAGTTGAATATCTTCTGCAAGTGTATCTTTTTTCCATAAGTTTTAATAATGACATAAAACCTCCTTTAAAATTTAATCTATAATTCTTCTTTTAGTTCTTTTACAGATTTGAATATAAAATCAGGCTTGTAAATTGTTTCCTTTAACATTTCGTCATCAGTTTCACCACTCATAACTAAGATTGAAGTCAGCCCATTATCTAAACCTGTTCTTATATCAGTATACAGTCTATCTCCTACCATTGCAAGTTCTTCTTTCTTTAAATTATATTTATTTAAAATAGCCTCTATGATGTGAGAACTTGGTTTTCCTATCACTGTTGGAACTTTACCAGTAGAAGCTTTAATAAGCTCTATCATAGAGCCTACATCTGGCATAAACTTTCCACCTTCTAAAGGACAATTAAAATCAGGGTGAGTTGCTATATATGTTGTTCCTTCTGATATATATTCACAAGCTATCCATAATTTTTCATATGTTAAAGTTGTATCAAAACCAAGAACAACAAAATCTATGTCTTTAGCCCTCTCTTTAATTAAGACAAAGCCAGCTTTTTCGAATTCTTCTTCAAGATCTTTAGTTCCTAATAGAAAAATTTTAGCACCTTTTTTCAATTTATTTAAATAAATTGTAGTTGCTTCACCTGAAGTAAATACATCTTCTCTGTTAGCTTCTATTCCTAAACCATTTAGTTTTTCAACATATCTGTCTTTATTCTTTGATGAATTATTTGTTAAAAACAAGTATTTTATTTTATTTTCCTTTAAAGTATTTAAAAATTCTTTTGCACCATCAATAAGCTTATTTCCTAAATAGATAGTTCCATCCATATCTAAAAGAAAACATTTTATATCTTTTATATTTTTCATTTAACCTCCTTATATATTTAATCTTTATTTATTAATTGTAATGAAAACCTTACTTAACTTTTTATTTAATAGGATATTTTAGTAATAAAAAAGAGGTTGCTATATTAAAATATACTGCCCCATAATCTTGGACACAAGATTTGAAGGCAGTACAAGATAAAATCTTAGACAACCCCTATCTTATAAACTTATTTTAAAAGATTTGGTATAAATAATGCTATTGGTTCTGAGAAAGTAACTAGTAATAATACAATCAATAGTGATACTATAAATGGCCAAACTTCTTTAATAAAGCCTTCTAATCGAACTCCTACTATTGAACAAACAGTAAACATCATAGAACCGAATGGTGGAGTCAATCCTCCTATCATTATATTAACTATAAATATAACACCAAAATGTAATGGATCTACTCCTAAAGCTTTTACTGCTGGAACTAAAAGTGGAGCAAGAATTACAAGAGCAGCTCCTCCTTCTATAAACATTCCAACAAATAATAATAGTAAGTTTATAATTATTAACAACACAAATTTATTGCTTGTGAAGTCCATAAGTCCTTGAGTTATAATTTGTGGTATTCTTTCAAGAGTCATATAGTATCCAAATACTTTTGCACTTGCTATTATTATCATTACAGCACCAGTACTTTTAACAGTGTCAACAAGTATTATAGGGATATGATGAAGTTTAAGTTTTCTATATACAAAGAAACCAACTACAAGACAAAATAAAACAGCTATTCCTCCAGCTTCAGTTGGAGTATAGACTCCTTTTCTCATTCCCATTATAATTCCAAATGGTATAGCAAGAGCCCAAATTGATCTAAGACATTGCCTTGCAATAACTTTAGGACTTGCTATTTTATCCCTACTAGGTGCATAGCCCCGTTTTACAGAAACTACATAAACAACTATCATCATTGCAACAGTCATCAGAATCCCAGGAGTATATCCAGCTAAAAACATATCACCAACAGGGACATTGGCAATTAAAGCATATAAAATTAAGTTTGTTCCTGGTGGTATAACTGGGCTAACTGCAGAGGAAGCTGCTGTAACAGCTGCTGAAAATTCTTTAGAAAATCCTTTTTTTATCATTTCAGGAACTAAAAGCTTAGATTGCATAGCAGCATCAGCATTTGCTGAACCGGAAATTCCTCCCATTAGAGCAGAAAGTAAACAGTTAACTTGTGCAAGTCCACCTTTCATATGACCTGCTAAAACCTCTGCAACATTCATCAATTCTTCACTTATACCTGAGTAGTTCATTACTGATCCGACCATTATAAAGAATGGAACTGCCAAATATGGAAATGATTCAACGGCTGTAACAAATTGTTGAATAACTAAATTCATCGGCATTCCAGTATTAATAAATATAAAATAAAAAAGGGATGCCCCTATCAGAGCAAAAGCTATTGGAATATTCAAGAAAAATAATCCAAAAAGCAAAAATATTGGGTATAAAGATTGCATTGTATCCTCCTTCTTCTAATTGTTATTTATTCAAAAATGCTTTTTTAAAACTTTGAGCAGCATAGATTAAAGAGTATAAAGTCATTAAAGCAAAACTCAAAACTATTGCTGAATTAATATAGCCATAAGAAAATTCTAAAGCTGCTGTTATTTTTGAAGAAGATGAAACATATGTAAAGCTAAATACCATCATTATTGCACTTAGAATAGTAAGTAAAATAAATGTAAAAAATTCAACTATATTTCTTACTTTTTCTGGCAATAAAACTACAATTGCTTCGACCCCAATAAGAGATTTTTCCTTATATGCAGCTGCAGTCCCTAAAAAAATTGTCCATACAAAGCATCCAACGGCAATTTCTTCAGCCCAGAAATAGGTAAATTTTAAGAAATATCTAGTAAATACATTCATTATTACAACAACTGTAGTTACACTCAGGAATAAACTTCCTATATATAACTCAAATTTCTTAAAAAAATCTTTCATTTTAACTCCTTCTGTAATTTATAAAATAGGGGATTGAATAAATCCCCTATTCCATAAAAATATAATGATATTATTTCTTTTATTAATTAAGTATAGATTTATTATTTGCCATTTTTAATATCTTCTCTAATTTGAGCAAGATTTTCCATTATCTTATCATAAACACCAGGTGTCCATTTTGGGAATTGAGTGAAAACAACAGCCGCAGCTTTTCTAAATGCTTCAGCATCCACATCATTAAATTGAACTCCTAATTTTATTAATTCTTCTTCATATTGTTTTTCAAGTTTTTCTGTTTCAGCTAAATTATCTGCAGTTCCTTTATCAAATTCTTCTTGGATTATAGTTCTTTGCTCGTCAGTCAAGCTTTCCCATAATTTTCTAGAGATTGTTACAGCAGAAACACCTAATAAATGTCTAGTTCTAGCAACATTTTTAACGTTTTCATATTGTTTAGTTCCATAATATGACATTACTGAACCTTCTAAACCATCAATAACTTTTTGTTGTAATGCAGCATAAGTATCAGGATAAGGCATTGCAACTGGACTTGCTCCCATAGCTTCCATTGTGAAAGTATAAAGTTGGCTAGTTGGAACTCTTACTTTTAAACCTTTCATATCTTCAGGAGTAACAATAACTTTATTTGTAGTCATGTTTCTGAATCCAAATACCCAGTCAAGAGATAAAATTTTAATTCCTTTTTCATATGCTTGAGCATTTAAATCTTGAACTAAAGGAGTTTTCATCATTCTGAAATACTCTTCAAATGATTGATATAAGAAAGGACCAGTAACAGCATTGTAATCAGGAATATGGTCACCCAAGAAATTAAGACCATCTACTAATATCCAGTCAGCTCCATTCATTACTTGTTCCATTCCGTCTTTACCATATGGCAGAGTTCCACTTGTAAATAGTTGAAGTTCTAAGCTTCCATTAGATCTAGCATTAACTGCTTCAACAACTTTTACTAATGATTTTGCAGTTTGCTCATCATCAACAAACTTTGTGCTGACTTTTATAACTTTTTTTTCAACTGGTGTAGTTGACTCAGCTTTAGTTTCTTTCTTTTCTCCTCCACAAGCTACTAATACAAAAGTAAAAAGTGACAGAAGAACTAAAGATAAAAATTTTTTCATAAGAAATCCTCCCTAAAAATAGTGTTTTTCAAAATCAGTCATTTATGTTCTGATTTTTAATGGATATATTATTTTTATATACATATTAATAATAACACAAATTAATGATAACATAGAAAAAAAAAGCTGTCAATAATAGACGGCTTTTTTTTAGGATAAATTTTATGCTTTTTTATATAAAAAATGATTATTTTTTTACCTTTTTGAATTTATAATTCCCTAATAAGTATGTTCTTAAGCTTTATTTATCTTTTAATTTCATCAAAAAAATAAAATATTACATTCTACTTCATACCAAGGTCCTATTTCATCTTCGCCACATAATACATCAAAACTAATTTGGCAATCTTCTAAGTTTAATATATAAGAATTATTTTCTTCGTCCTTTGAAAAAGTAATTTTTTTGTATTTTGTATTTTCTAGTTTCTCCCTAATATCTTCTCTTTGATTAATTAAATCAATTAAATCCTCTTCAAGGTCGAAGCCTAAGCTTATAAAGTTTTGATTTATTGTTTTTATTTTCCTTAATAGTTTTTCTTCCAACATACATACCTCTGTACTTACTTTCTTTTAAAAAATTTGATTATTGCTAAGATAAATTTTATTTTCTTTATTTCAAATGGCAGTTTCTTTATTGCTCTTTCCATAGATATCTCTATTTCTTTTTCCGTCATGAAATCCACCACTCCTCTATTTTATCTTCTTTTTTTCTCTTTAATATTTTATAGTATATTAAATTTTTTAATTTCTTTTTAATGATATCATAGTATCTAAAAATAATTCCTACCACATAAAGAGGTAGCAAATATAATATGGATATCTTTATAAGAAGTTTATCATTTTTTGTAAACCTATTTTTTTCTTTTTTTGAAGTCATAGATCCTACCTTATAATTATTTTTTAGGAAGATATTTTTTATTTAATGCTTTTAAAATTGCATAAGTTTCTAAATCCATTTCTCCAGTTAAATTTTTTGGATTAAAATGAAGTTGGAAGGCATAAACAACATCTTTACTCGGCTTATCCCATTCTTCGCTGTCATTTATATCATAGCCATAATCTTTCAATTCTTTCTTAAGTTCGGCTATGGTTTTTGAACTAAACTCTTCATAATTCATAAAAGACATCTTATCCTCTTCTTCATACCAAGCACCTATTCCATATTCATCATATAATTTTTTCCAAGGAAATTTAGCTCCCGGATCTTTTTTTCTGGATGGTGCTATATCAGAATGTGCAAGAATGTTTCTTGCCGGAATTTTATATCTTAAGGATAAATCTTTAACAAGTTGTGCAACCTTCTCTATTTGCATTTTTTCATAGTCGACATAGTGCTCATATGTATTATATGTCGGATAATCTCTAAACTCTTTATATATTCCTTCATTTACAATCTCTATACCTATGGAAGTATCGTTTATATTAGTTCTTCCTCTAAATGAGCTGACTCCGGCATGCCATGCTCTTTCACTTTCAGGAACTAAGCTATATATTTTTTCATCTTTTCCAGATGGTATTAAGTAATGTGAACTTACTCTTTCAGAAGTTAATTCTTTTATTGAAACTTCATTTGAACCAGCTGTATAATGAATAATTATAAATTGTATTCTTTCGTTTTTCCCTTTGGCGACGTATTTTTCACTGTCTATTTTATAGATCTTTTTCCCAGCAGTACAACCTGTTATTAACAATATTATTAATAAAAATAACAAATAAAATTTTCTTTTCATTAAAAACACCTCTCTTTAATTCATAATTATATCATACTAAGTAAGCAAAAAAAATTGGTTTTTAATTTATTTTTTTATTATAAATAAAATTACTTAGAAATATTATGAATATTAAGTAATTTATCTTTAATTTCCAATATTTCATAAGATTTTTTTGTAATTGTTACAAAAAAATATTGACATATTTTATATACTATGTTAAAATCTAAACATCAATAAGGAAATTAAATAAAGTTTAGGAGGAAGAAATGAAAAACTTAAAAAATTTAAATGCATATGTTTCAAATTTAGCTGTTTTAATAACAAAAACTCATAATTTACATTGGAATGTTGTAGGTTTACAATTTACAACTTTACATAACTACACTGAGGAATTGTATGATTATTACTTTGGTAAATATGATGATGTGGCTGAGATAGTAAAAATGAAAGGACACTATCCTTTGGCAAAATTATCTGATTATTTAGCAAATGCTACAGTAAAAGAATTAGATTCTAAAGATTATTCAACAAAAGAAGTTATGGAATTAATAAAAGCTGATATAGATTTAATGTTGGCAGATGCTAAAAAAATAAGAGAAATTGCAAATGAAGAAGATGATTTTGCAGTTGCTAATGAAATGGAAGATCAGATTGCATATTTTACTAAACAACTTTGGTTCATTAGTTCTATAATGAAATAAAATATCTCATTAAATTTATAAAATATACTGGAAAATGATACATTGAAAGTAAAAAGGGTAAGTTTGAACTGAACTTACCCTTTTTCCATTATTATTTTTTAGCTTCTATTTCTTCGGAATATCTCGCAAATACAAACATTAAATCTGACAATCTATTTACATATTTTTGAATAAGTGGATCTATATTTTCTTCTCTAGCTAAAGTTACAATTTTTCTTTCGGCTCTCCTTACAACCGTTCTGGCAACATGAAAATGTGCAGCTACCTCATCCTCACCAGGCAGTATAAACTGGAATAAAGGTTCTAATTTTTGGTTATATTCGTCTATAAGTTCTTCTAAATATTTGACATCATCTTCTGAAATTTGATTTTTTAACATATCTTTTCCGGTATCATCACTTGCTAAATATCCGCCTAATACTAATAATTTATTTTGAATTTTTTTCAGAATATCTTTTATTGTAATATTTTTACTATAATATCTAGCCAATCCTATAAATGCAGAAACTTCATCTATACAGCCATAAGAATCTACCTTTAAACTATCTTTTTTAGCTTTACTTCCACCTAATAAATCAGTTTCTCCTTTATCTCCTCTTCTTGTATAGACTTTACTTATACTTACATATTTTTTTTCATCATTTTTATCAGCCAAGTTTAAGCACCTCCAAACTAAAATGGGAATTCGTCATCAAAATTAGGATCAGCACCTTCATCAAACATTGGTTCAGTTTCCTCTGAAATTTTATTGGAAGTTTTAGTATAAGCATTGTTGCTATATGATGAATCAGCAGCAGCTTTACTCTCTCCAAACTCAACAGAATCAACAACAACGACATATGTTGTGACTTTTTTTCCTTCTGATTCATATTGACTCATCTGAAGTCTTCCATTTAATAAAATTTTTCTACCCTTTCTGAAATATTCCCCTATAAATTCAGCTGTTTTACCAAAAGCAACACAATTTATAAAATCAGCTGTCTGTCCAGTTTTATCAGATTGAAAACCTCTGTCCACAGCAATAGAGAATCTTGAATAAGCCTTTCCACTTTGACCAAATTTTAACTCTGGATCTCTTGTAAGTCTTCCATTTAAAACAACTAAATTCATAAAAACCTCCTAAATTTTTTATAAAAATATTTTTTATATCTTTAATTATAACAATATTAAAATATAAATACAGCTATAAGTCAAGATTAAAATTATTAGCTGATATTTTCTACAGTAAAGCTATAGATAAAACTAAGAAAATAAAAAGCCTTTGAAAAAAATCATAAATATTATATAATGTTAAGGATATAAATTATTGAACTAAATTTTTATTAAAGATTAGGGGGGAGAAAAGATGAAAAACTACTTAAAAGAAGTTGAAAGAAATCTTCGTTATATTGCAAAAAGAAATAAAAATATAACGTATTCAATCAGTTTAGTTTTAATGTATTTAATGTTGGGAATTAATGCTTTTTCCGAAGAAATAAAATCAGTAGCAAGTAAACAAGATATCGGAATGTCTGCTGATAGATTAAGTGAAGTGCTAAATAGCATAAAAGCAGAAAATGAAAAGAAACTAAAAGGAGCTAATTTAGAATTAGTTCAACTTATGGAGCAAGGAAATCAAGTTGTAAAGTCACCATGGTCATCATGGCAGTTTGGAATGAACTATATGTATGAGAACTGGAGTGGAACTTATAGTGGAAGAGGGGATAAAAAAGAAAAATATCCTTTTGAAGGAATATTTACAAGAAGCAATGATATATTTGAAAGAAGTACTTCTCCATTGAGTGAAAACTATAAGGAGCTTCCTGTTTCTACAAATCCTTATGCTGCTTCCACAAATGTAAGAACTGGATTAGGTTCGGGTTACGGTTTAGCAAGCACAAAGGAAGTACAGGAACCAATATCGGTGCTAAATGTAGATGCTTCGATAAGACCAAAGGATGTATATAGAAATCCAGTTCAAGCACCTACAGTAAGTATAAATGCTCCGACATTTCAAGCCTTAAATGTTCCTAACTTAACGCCACCAGTTGTAGATATTCCAGAACCAGAGATAGTAGAAGTCCCAAATAAAACACCTATGGTAGATGCAAAACCTGTTTCTTCGTATGCCTTTCATCAAAGAGCTATACAAGAAGGAGGAAGTGTTTATAATGATGTAGTTGATGGGAAAAATAAAACATTTTGGTCTGGTTGGGATGCAGATAACAATAGAGCAGAACCTAATAACTCTAAAGTTCAAATAAAAAATGCAACAGGAGAGCCTGGTTTAGAAGGGTGGAGAGTTCCTAATGTTTTCTATTTAAATACAGGTAAAAGACCACGTCCAGATCAGACTCCTTCGGAGAGTAAGTGGCTTTTTCATGATGCCACTGTACATGTAATGGGAGATAAAAATGCTGTTCATCCTAATGTTATAGGGCAAATAGCTATGCATACGGTATGGGATGGAACTATAAAAAATGTACAAGGATATTTACATGGTTATTCTACCTTAATTTCTTCGGAAACTTGGCATTCTGGAAGAGTAAAATTAGAAAATGTAAAAGTGGATGTAAAAGGAGAATATAACAGTGTATTCTATGGCTATCCTTCCTCTTATTTTTCATTAGGAGTTGATAACTGGGATTATCACTCTTATTTACAAAGAGGAGAATATGACGGTGATTTACATGTAACAATAAATAATGCAAATAATAACTATGTTTATACTATTTTAGGAGCTCAGGGAGCTTTTAAAATTAAAAGTACTGGAAAATATGATATAAAAGGAAATAATAACATAGTATATTTAGGACTTGGCTACTCACCAAACTGGCAAAATTTAAAAGGTAATGGAGATGGAAGTGATATAAACAAATCGACTATGGATATGACTCCTAGTATACAACTTGGTCAACAACATCCAATTTCAATTGATGGTGATTCCAATGTAGCTTTATTTTTTGAAAACAGATATGGAAGCAAAAATACACCTCACTATGATTCAGGTAGAGGAGGAGAAATAGGAAGTGCTGAAAGATGGGCTAAAAGTATTATAGGAATTTACCAAGGTGAAATTGATGTGAATGCTAATATAGGAGAAAACTCTGTATCAATTTCCAATGTTGGAGTTTATTCAAGATCAGGGCAGCGTGAAGGAATTAAGCCTTCTGAGGATTTAGGCTCGCCTACAGATACAATTAGAGCAGATGTTAAAGTTGAATGGAAGGATGATAAAACTGGAATTGTTCATACACAAACTTACCCTAATAAACATCCTCAATATGATTTTGATAAAATACATAATCTTGAAGTTGCTGCTGCAAAAATTTATTTTGGAAAATATTCAACAAATGGAATAATGTTTGCAGCTGATAAGGGAACAGTAATAGATGTCGGTAAAGCAAACAAGAAGAATAAGAACTTAACAAGTGATGAAGCTAATACGCAAGTAACTTCTTCTACAGAAATTAAAGATTCAGCTGGAAAGTTAACAAGTTCATTTGATAATACAAATAACCAGGCAGCAACTGGAACAGTAATTGCATACGCAACAGGAGTTTGGGATAATAAAGATATGCCTGGT of Fusobacterium russii ATCC 25533 contains these proteins:
- a CDS encoding nitroreductase family protein is translated as MSLLKLMEKRYTCRRYSTEEIKEEDLLKILEAGRLAPTSHNNQPQKIYVVRSEEGKEKLLKDFAYNYKAPCYLVCTYDVNETWRNDLDGNKESGEIDVAIVMTHMMLMVEELGLGACWIGRLNPELIKKNLELPEAEKIVGVLSIGYHREDDRPSKLHDIRKSNDEIVRYL
- a CDS encoding HAD-IIA family hydrolase → MKNIKDIKCFLLDMDGTIYLGNKLIDGAKEFLNTLKENKIKYLFLTNNSSKNKDRYVEKLNGLGIEANREDVFTSGEATTIYLNKLKKGAKIFLLGTKDLEEEFEKAGFVLIKERAKDIDFVVLGFDTTLTYEKLWIACEYISEGTTYIATHPDFNCPLEGGKFMPDVGSMIELIKASTGKVPTVIGKPSSHIIEAILNKYNLKKEELAMVGDRLYTDIRTGLDNGLTSILVMSGETDDEMLKETIYKPDFIFKSVKELKEEL
- a CDS encoding TRAP transporter large permease; translation: MQSLYPIFLLFGLFFLNIPIAFALIGASLFYFIFINTGMPMNLVIQQFVTAVESFPYLAVPFFIMVGSVMNYSGISEELMNVAEVLAGHMKGGLAQVNCLLSALMGGISGSANADAAMQSKLLVPEMIKKGFSKEFSAAVTAASSAVSPVIPPGTNLILYALIANVPVGDMFLAGYTPGILMTVAMMIVVYVVSVKRGYAPSRDKIASPKVIARQCLRSIWALAIPFGIIMGMRKGVYTPTEAGGIAVLFCLVVGFFVYRKLKLHHIPIILVDTVKSTGAVMIIIASAKVFGYYMTLERIPQIITQGLMDFTSNKFVLLIIINLLLLFVGMFIEGGAALVILAPLLVPAVKALGVDPLHFGVIFIVNIMIGGLTPPFGSMMFTVCSIVGVRLEGFIKEVWPFIVSLLIVLLLVTFSEPIALFIPNLLK
- a CDS encoding TRAP transporter small permease, whose translation is MKDFFKKFELYIGSLFLSVTTVVVIMNVFTRYFLKFTYFWAEEIAVGCFVWTIFLGTAAAYKEKSLIGVEAIVVLLPEKVRNIVEFFTFILLTILSAIMMVFSFTYVSSSSKITAALEFSYGYINSAIVLSFALMTLYSLIYAAQSFKKAFLNK
- a CDS encoding C4-dicarboxylate TRAP transporter substrate-binding protein → MKKFLSLVLLSLFTFVLVACGGEKKETKAESTTPVEKKVIKVSTKFVDDEQTAKSLVKVVEAVNARSNGSLELQLFTSGTLPYGKDGMEQVMNGADWILVDGLNFLGDHIPDYNAVTGPFLYQSFEEYFRMMKTPLVQDLNAQAYEKGIKILSLDWVFGFRNMTTNKVIVTPEDMKGLKVRVPTSQLYTFTMEAMGASPVAMPYPDTYAALQQKVIDGLEGSVMSYYGTKQYENVKNVARTRHLLGVSAVTISRKLWESLTDEQRTIIQEEFDKGTADNLAETEKLEKQYEEELIKLGVQFNDVDAEAFRKAAAVVFTQFPKWTPGVYDKIMENLAQIREDIKNGK
- a CDS encoding N-acetylmuramoyl-L-alanine amidase, whose product is MKRKFYLLFLLIILLITGCTAGKKIYKIDSEKYVAKGKNERIQFIIIHYTAGSNEVSIKELTSERVSSHYLIPSGKDEKIYSLVPESERAWHAGVSSFRGRTNINDTSIGIEIVNEGIYKEFRDYPTYNTYEHYVDYEKMQIEKVAQLVKDLSLRYKIPARNILAHSDIAPSRKKDPGAKFPWKKLYDEYGIGAWYEEEDKMSFMNYEEFSSKTIAELKKELKDYGYDINDSEEWDKPSKDVVYAFQLHFNPKNLTGEMDLETYAILKALNKKYLPKK
- a CDS encoding Dps family protein, whose product is MKNLKNLNAYVSNLAVLITKTHNLHWNVVGLQFTTLHNYTEELYDYYFGKYDDVAEIVKMKGHYPLAKLSDYLANATVKELDSKDYSTKEVMELIKADIDLMLADAKKIREIANEEDDFAVANEMEDQIAYFTKQLWFISSIMK
- a CDS encoding cob(I)yrinic acid a,c-diamide adenosyltransferase, which produces MADKNDEKKYVSISKVYTRRGDKGETDLLGGSKAKKDSLKVDSYGCIDEVSAFIGLARYYSKNITIKDILKKIQNKLLVLGGYLASDDTGKDMLKNQISEDDVKYLEELIDEYNQKLEPLFQFILPGEDEVAAHFHVARTVVRRAERKIVTLAREENIDPLIQKYVNRLSDLMFVFARYSEEIEAKK
- a CDS encoding single-stranded DNA-binding protein, which produces MNLVVLNGRLTRDPELKFGQSGKAYSRFSIAVDRGFQSDKTGQTADFINCVAFGKTAEFIGEYFRKGRKILLNGRLQMSQYESEGKKVTTYVVVVDSVEFGESKAAADSSYSNNAYTKTSNKISEETEPMFDEGADPNFDDEFPF
- a CDS encoding autotransporter-associated N-terminal domain-containing protein, producing the protein MKNYLKEVERNLRYIAKRNKNITYSISLVLMYLMLGINAFSEEIKSVASKQDIGMSADRLSEVLNSIKAENEKKLKGANLELVQLMEQGNQVVKSPWSSWQFGMNYMYENWSGTYSGRGDKKEKYPFEGIFTRSNDIFERSTSPLSENYKELPVSTNPYAASTNVRTGLGSGYGLASTKEVQEPISVLNVDASIRPKDVYRNPVQAPTVSINAPTFQALNVPNLTPPVVDIPEPEIVEVPNKTPMVDAKPVSSYAFHQRAIQEGGSVYNDVVDGKNKTFWSGWDADNNRAEPNNSKVQIKNATGEPGLEGWRVPNVFYLNTGKRPRPDQTPSESKWLFHDATVHVMGDKNAVHPNVIGQIAMHTVWDGTIKNVQGYLHGYSTLISSETWHSGRVKLENVKVDVKGEYNSVFYGYPSSYFSLGVDNWDYHSYLQRGEYDGDLHVTINNANNNYVYTILGAQGAFKIKSTGKYDIKGNNNIVYLGLGYSPNWQNLKGNGDGSDINKSTMDMTPSIQLGQQHPISIDGDSNVALFFENRYGSKNTPHYDSGRGGEIGSAERWAKSIIGIYQGEIDVNANIGENSVSISNVGVYSRSGQREGIKPSEDLGSPTDTIRADVKVEWKDDKTGIVHTQTYPNKHPQYDFDKIHNLEVAAAKIYFGKYSTNGIMFAADKGTVIDVGKANKKNKNLTSDEANTQVTSSTEIKDSAGKLTSSFDNTNNQAATGTVIAYATGVWDNKDMPGGVAAGLKGKGSEINIYVPITMSGRAVMDASNKLNPSVALIGDNKGIINAKGSVTAKGYSSIIALAQKKGKVNVEGTITAKDEWAAKDSATKPYLYNNVGAYAGSGGIVTINGGHDIYGIGAMASGENSIVDLKGKGTIETGKGAALVATNKGVVNYYGGTIIHKEHEAGDHDGTTPLYADDSSHINFKGATTVNISHGILMPGKSKDYDAKDTGTAKYNGMENVTVNLTGNNVILATNNGETTNWTGNTSGSNGVKESMKLAALNTNGKDYKIYYINGIFNLNNNLNLDDNTDEFNKNIGLSNEQFNIAANVVVSSASGKGLAMGSNE